The genomic interval CGGTGAACTCTGCCGCATCGTTGACCGGATGATCCTGTGGTGCAACGGATCGGATGTCGACCTCGTCTCTGCGCGAGAGCACACCGAGCATGAGGTCGTCCTTGGTGGGGAAGTAGTGCAAGACAGCCTGGAAGGTGATGCCGGCACCCTTGGCCACGTCTGCGAACGTCAGGCCCCAGTAGCCCTTCACCGTGAGGAGCGCGAGCGTGACGTCGAGGATCTCCGCCTTGCGCGCCTCGGGGGTCAGGCGTCGCCGGCGCGGGTTCGTGACGGACGGCACGTCGCTCATCGTTCGGCCACACGACCGTTGCGGATGACGTCGGCGTACCAGCGTGCAGAGTCTTTCATCGTCCGAGCCTGGGTGGAGTGGTCGACGTGGATGAGTCCATACCGCTCGCTGAGGCTCGCGGACCACTCATAGTTGTCGAGCAGCGACCACACATAGAAGCCGCGGATGTCGGCCCCGGCCGCCACCGCCCGCCCGGCCTCCGCCAGGAACCCGGCCAGGTAGTCGATGCGCTCAGGATCGTGTACTGCTCCGTCGACCACCGCATCGGCGGGAAGCGAGATGCCGTTCTCGGTGATGAACAGCGGGAGCGTGACCCCGTAGTCGTCCTTGACCATGGTGACGGCATCCGTTAGTGCGGTCGGGTAATACTCCATCCCGTTGGTCAGATAGTTGCCCCCGGGGTGAGAGTCCGCGGCCTCCCACCAGCGGGGGTTGTAGTCCTCCGCGCTGACGACCACCCGTGAGTAGACGTTGAGCCCCAGGAAGTCGATGGGCGCCGTGACGACGCGCTCGTCCCCAGGGAGGATTGCGGGCATGATCCCCGACGCCGTCAGCCGCTCGACTATTCTCGCGCTCGGCCGGCCCGTGAACAGCTCGTCGAGGAAGAAGCGGAATCCGTCGTCCTCGTCGCGCACGGCAAGGTCTCGATCCGCCGGCGAGTCGGTGGCGGGATGGCGAGCCCAGATGTCCAGGACGATGCCGATCTCGCCGATGGCGGATGACGCGCGGAAGGCTTCGACAGCACGACCGTGCGCCAGCATGGCGTGGTGCATCGCCTGCTTGCCGACGCGTTCGTCGGCGATTCCGGGAGCGAAGATCCCCAGTCCGTAGCCCACCCACAGCGCGATGGGCTCGTTGATCGTCACCCACCGGGCCACCCGGTCACCGAATCGATCGAACACCAGCGCTGCGTACTCTGCGAACCAGTCGACGATGTCGCGGTTGGCCCATCCGCCCCTGTCCTGAAGCGCCTGCGGCAGATCCCAGTGGTACAGGGTGACGTTGGGCGAGATCCCCGCTTCGAGCAGACCATCGATCAGCCGGCTGTAGAACGCCACACCCTCTTCGTTCACGCGTCCGGTTCCCTCGGGCAGCAGTCGCGACCAGCTCAGCGAGAACCGGTACGAATCGAGGCCGATCTCCTTCATCAGCGCGATGTCCTCCCGCCAGCGGTGGTAATGATCGACAGCGACATCGCCGGAGATGTCATTCCACACGTTGCCCGGGGTTTGCGAGAACGTATCCCAGATGGAGCGCCCTTTGCCGGCCTCGTTCCAGGCGCCTTCGATCTGGTAGGCGCTCGTAGCTGCCCCGAACACGAAGTCGTCGGGGAATCGGACTTCAGACATCGGTCTGCTCCAAATGGAATCGGAATGCGGAGATCGCGCTTGATTGGGTGTTTGGAACAGCCGTGTTCTCCCTCGAGCTCACCACTGTGTTCTCACTCGTTCTTTCTAGACGACGCCGTGGAACACCCTACCGCTATTTCACTAAACATAGATAGTGCGCCCATGCCCGGATGGGCAACGAGGCACAGGAACCGGTCACCACGCAGTCGGTCATCGTTCGGGTCGATGATCCACAGGGCGATCGCAGGCGGCGTCGGGGCTGGGCTGCTCCGCGGTCGCGAAGGGCACATTGGGTCTGTACTTTCCGCCGCCAACTCGGGTTCCTAGCGCGGGCGGGTGCTCCACTCCGGAAAGGTGGGCTACTTTGCGCGCAATTTGGCAATCTCATCTGATATTTACTTTGGGCGATTGCTGCCAGAAGGCGCGGATGCGTACCGCGCGCGAACTCAGGCGAACAGACGGTTCGCACTCAGTCCTCTCCACGCACTCCACGCACGATCCACGCTCGAGTCGAGGCAAACGAAAAATCCCAGCTGAACTGGGGTTTTTCTGCGGAGACGGAGGGATTTGAACCCTCGGTCCCCGTGAGGGGACCCACCTTAGCAGGGCGTCGATTCGCCCATCACAGGCGAGAATCCGCTCCTACACGAGTCATCTCGCACGCCAAACACCGCATCCTCCGCAACTCCTGGTTCGCGCTGAGTCCGCTAGCCCTGGGGTCACCATGTCGCGCGTGGCGCGGTGATCCCGCCGTCGATCCAGAGGAACCGCCCGTTCGGTGGGTCGGGGGACATCGCCACGCGGAGGACCAGTTCGGCCGCCTCGTCCAGGGGATCGCCGCCTGTCTCATCCATAAGTGCCACCCAGTCCCGATACCCGGCTCCCGCATCGCCGGCCACCGCTGCCGCCGCCCGAATGTCTTCGAACATTTCGGTCCGAACGTCGCCCGGATGGAAGACATCCGCCACAACGCCCGAGCTCTCGAGTTCGAGGGCGAGCTGTCGCGTGAAGTGGTTGACCGCGGCCTTGCTCGTGCCGTAGGCAGAGTTGCCGGCTTGGATGTCCAGACTCGCGGCAGAGGTGGCATTGAGGATTATTCCGCGGCCTTGAGACCGCATCCGCGGCACGATTTCGGCGCACATGCGGAACACGGACAACAGGTTCGTCTCAACCGCTTCGACCCAGCTCTCCGGTTCCACGTCGCCGACGAGAGCGATCGGCCCGAATGTTCCAGCGACGTTCACGAGCAGGTCGGGTTGGAAAGCCTCAGCCTCCATGGCCTCCCGAAGAGCCGATATACCATCCGGACGGACAACGTCCGCAGCGACCAGTATCAGCGGCGGAGCAGGCGGACGGACAGTTCGCGCGAGCTCTGCGAGAGCGGCCTCCCGTCTCGCCACGGCCATCACTCGCGCGCCCGCCTCAGCCAGCACGATGACGATCTGACGCCCAATACCGCTACTCGCTCCCGTGACGACCACGTCATGTCCTGTCAACAACGGCAGGTCCCCTTCCCGCGCTCGTTGCCTCGAGAGACTCGCGCAGGGCAACGGTGCCTCCGATGGCCACGAAGCACAAGTGCCGCCCACGGCTTCTTCCGCGGCTCGACCTGGGCGACACCGGCGTCGCGGACGATCCGCGCCAACGACGCGATCGACGGAGCATCCATTCTCAGGGATGCGCGCCTTGTCTTGCATGTCGGTGCGGCGGTGGATCGCGTCTAGCGACCGCGAACGGTCACGTAAGTGTCAAGCCCTCAAAGACTGCGAACGCTGAACCGTACGATCGGGGGATGGACGACAAGGTCTCGGAGTTCGTCGACGGTGCAGCTCCTGCGCCGGTGCGGATCGCTCGTTTGTGGTGGGTGGTTTCGGCGGCCGCTGCGCTACTCCTCGTCGTGCTACTCGGCGCACTCATCTTCTACCGTCAGGCCGACAAGCCCTTCGGTTTCGAAGTGGAGTGGATGGGAGAGCTGGTCGAGGCCCGTGCGCCGATCTTCACAATCCCCGCGCTCGTTTTCAACTGGGTCGGCGGCGGTATCAGCGGAATCGCCATTGTTCCGATCACCATCATCACCGGCCTGCTGATCTGGCGAAGGCCGTGGGCAGCTCTTTACTGCGTCTGTGCCACGATCGCGAGCGAACTGCTCGTTCTCGTCATCAAGAATTTCGTTGGTCGTCCGCGCCCGACCGACATTCTCGTCGTGTCAGACTTCGGCTCGTTCCCGTCCGGCCACAGCGCTAACGCAGCCCTCATCGCGACAACGCTGGGAATCATCTTCTGGCGCACCTGGGTGTGGATCGCAGGGGCTGTCTACACATTGCTGATGATGCTGAGCCGCACCTACCTCGGGGCGCACTGGATATCTGACACCATCGGCGGGATGCTCATCGGCGTCGCCGTCGCCGTCATCATCTGGGCGCCGTTCGCATTCCTGCTCTACCGCGAGCGTCGAACCCCACATCCACCGATCTGGATCAAGGTCGCTCCCCCCGAGCCGCCCGCAGAGAGGTCCCGAACCTGAGATGTTTCGGGCCACTGGCGCCCAAAGGGGCAACACCCTCGCGGGGTGTAGCGCTCCCAGTGCTCTGTGGACGTCGCGGGCCCGGAACTACGGGTGTGCCGGCCTCTAGAACGCAGCTGCGGCACGAGCGCGACGCACTCAAGGGTCCCCCAAGGGTCCCCGCTGGGGGACCCTTGGGGGACCACGGAGCGCTCAAAGCGTCCACGTTGGCAGGTTTCGACCAGAGTCACTGAACAAGAAAAACCCTGTTTTACCAGGGGTTTCTGTGGCGGAGACGGAGGGATTTGAACCCTCGGTCCCCGTGAGGGGACTCCACCTTAGCAGGGTGGTGCACTAGGCCGAACTATGCGACGTCTCCAGGCATCCAGCGGCCGAAACCACACGGATGCGCCCAGCAATCATAACCGCTCCCGCCGGTGCGCACGAACGAGCAGGTCCCGCTGCCGACAGGCAAAGCAGGCTAAGCAGGCAAGCCGGCAAAGCCCAATTGCCGCTAACCGGTCCCGCGGAGGTTTCCGTTGGAGCAGGTCTCCTGCGCGAGCGTAGAGCCGTTGATGGAATCCGGCAGCTCGATGGCCGTGTCGGTCGGGGCCGGCGTCCCGCCTGGTGTCGGGGTCGCCGACGGCGTGGCGTCGGGCGTCGCGGACGTCGTGGCGCTCGGCGTCGGTTCTACGACGACGACACCGTCGTTCGATCCGGCCTCGCCGGTGATCACCAGGGGCTGGTTTGCGGCGAGTGCGGCCCAGAGCGCTTCGGCGGCGGCCTCATCGGGCACGACCTTGTTCGGGTCAGACGGGTCGCCGACCACGGGGTACTGCAGGAAGGTGATCTCGTCGAACGGCACGTTCTTCACGGCGAGCGCGATCTGCACCAGGGTCAGCGGGTTCGCGAGGCTCTGGCTCGGTGTGATGTTGTCGACCGCGGTCGTCGCGAGCTTGTACAGCGTCGCCGGGTTCGAGAGCACGTCTTCGCTCATGAGCTTGCGCCCGAGGCGCGACATGTACTGCTGCTGGTTCGAGATGCGACCGAGGTCGCTGCCATCACCGACACCATGCCGCGTGCGGAGGAACTGCAGTGCCTCGACACCCTGGATCGTGCGGTTGCCGGCGGGCCAGTCGATGCCGGTGTACTTGTCCCGGATGCCGGAGGCGAGGCACACCTCGACGCCGCCGACGGCGTTGGTGAGCTCGATCACGCCGCCCCAGGTGATCTTCGCCGCGAACGGGATGTTCTGCCCGCTCAGCTGAGACACGGTCTTCACGACGCACGAGAGCCCGCCGACGGTGTAGGCCGAGTTGATGGGCTGCTTGCTCATCGCCGATGTCTCACTGCCGTCTTCGCGGGTGCATGACGGGATCGGGAGCATCAGATCGCGTGGGAACGAGATGACCGTCACACGACGCGGTGCATCCGAGATGTGCACGAGCATGTTGACGTCGTTGAGCTCGCCGCTGGCGTCGGCGCCGGTGCACCGATCGCCGAAGTATCCGGCGTACTCGGGCTCGCAGGCATCCGTGCCCGCGAGGAAGAGGTTCACACCGCCCTCGATCGCCCCGATGTCGGGCGGCACGGCGTCTTGCCCCTCGAGCGCGACTGCGCCGTTGGTGAAGCTCTGCGTGAGATCGATAGCCGCGTAGGCCGCAACCCCAGCGCCCGAAACGAGGACGACCGCCACCACGATGCCGACGAACCTCATCAGCAGGGCGAACGGATGCGGCGACTTCAACTCACCGTGCCGTGCAACGGTGTGACGGCCACGCTTCGCGGGCTTGGTCGTCTGGCTCACGGGGTCCTCTCGGGGGCGGGGTTCCCTCAATCTGCGGAGGGTGTGGGATTCGAACCCACGGGACATTGCTGCCCACTGGTTTTCAAGACCAGGTCCATCGGCCGCTCGGACAACCCTCCCGGCGGTGCCGAAGCATCCGTCGAACAGGCGTCGAGTCTATCCGACGGCACTGCTTCCCCATTGTGCCAGCGACGCCTGGCAAACCTCTGAAGGCCCTTCGGCAAGCTCAGGGACCGCTAGGGGCGGTCAGCGCGTCGTAGATCCAGCGTGCGACCTCCTTGTCGCCGAGGTAGCCGCTGATGCCGTGCTTGTTGCCGGTGTCGTTGACGACATCGCCCTTGTTGGCGATGCCCGGCTTCACGCCGAACCAGGGCTTCTCGAGCGGATGCAGCGCCACGACGTCGTGTGGATCGTAAGCGTTCGACCACTTCGTCACGACTTTCGGATGCTGCAGCGGCGCGAGCACGTTGGTCACGGTCCGCACTCCGAGCGGCGATCCCAGCGTGATGAAGTGCGGCACCTTCCACCCCGCCGCCTCGCCCTCCCGACGCAGCAGCTTGTACGCGACGATCGTGCCGAGCGAGTGCGCGACGACGACGGTCTCGACATCCGGGGTCATGGCCTGACGCACTCCGTCGTCGATGACCTTCGAGATGCGGATGTTCGTCAGGTAGTGATAGACGTCGTTCGTGGCGATCGCAATGGCGCCACCGCTCACCCAGTCGAGATTGTCGTCGAGAGCCTTGAGGATCCCGAGCACGATGGGCCAGTTCTGGATGCCCTTGCCGACGACGGGATCGCCGCCCATCGCCGCGGTCAGCTGGGCGTCCGTGATGCCGAACCTGTCTTTGGTCTCCCCGAGGAAGGCCTCGAAGAACGCACGTTCGGCGGCGTCGTCGGCGGCGCCCTTCACGACCACCTCGGCGGCGTCTTCACCGGAGCGACCGCTGACGAGGTCGACGAGCGTGTCACCGTAGAAGGGGTATCTGACGGCCGTCTCGTCGATCGGCAACTCCAAGTCGGACTTGGCGAGGCCCGCCTTCAGGTCCGATATCCACTCCGCTTTGAGGGCCTCGGGGTCTTTGTGCTGCTGGGCCCGTCCATGAACGAAAACGAGCTCACGGTTGACGCGGGTCATTGCTCCTCCTTGCTCTGATCGCGTCGCGCGCGACGCAGGATCTCGATACCGTCGCCGTCGACCTGAGTCCAGATCGAGGGGAGCAGATGGGCGGGGATGCCGTCGAGCCCGTCACCCAGGTCGATTCCCTTGATCCGCACGGTCGACCATCCGCGCTGCAGCAAGGGTGTCGCGGGGTGCACTTCGTCCTCCGCGGTCGGCGTCCTGCCGTCGAGGTCGCCCGTCAGCATCGCGAGATCGAACAGCCGGAACCCCCACTGTGCCCGCACGGCGTCGTCGACGAGGCGCACGTCATCCCTGCGCTTCAGGTCGTGCAGGACGTACGCGGTGTACAGCGCGAGCGTCGGATCGCAGCCGTCCGGCCGCAGGACCGCCGCGAGCAGAGCGTCGCACTCGTCGCCGGTCAGCCACAGGTCGTTGATCCGCATGCGAGCCGCCACCGCCCCGCGCAGGCGCTGGGCATCGATGTTCACGGCAGCGGCGGGATCGCCGACGAAGGCGACATCGCGCAGCTCACCTCCGGCGAAGGTCGCAACCGTGGTGACGGATGCCGCCGAGGGCAGGATCACGCCGGAGTCGTCGTCGAGGCGCAGCACGACATCCATGGCGAGTGTGTCGCGCGCCGGCTCGACCGTGATCGCGCCGGCTGACACCAGCACGTCGGCATCGTCGCACTCTGCGGACGCCACGGTCGCGCCGCTCACCACGATGCGGCCCGTCGGCGACCGGTCGTGGGCGGCGGTGAACGGGTTCTGGCCTGGGCGTGCCGCGGGGTCCGCAACGCCGTCGCCGAGGGTCTGCGCGGCGAGTCGGGGGTCCGCGATGACGACGAGGTCGTTCAGCGCGCCGAGCCTGCCGACGTGCGCTTCCGCGGGAAGCCCGGCGAGACCGCGCATGAGGTCGCGGAGCCGCACGACCGGGTCGCCCTTGGCGCTGACCGTGCCGCCCGGACGTGCGCCGACTCCCCCGGGAACGATCTCGGCCGTCAGCGCCACTCGCGAAATCGTCGAGTCCGAGACGGCCCAGACCTTGGGTCGCTGCGAGATGTCGAGGGGCACCTTCAGTGCGCCCAGTCTGTTCACCACGTCCTCGGCGAGGATGTCCTGCAGCCCGCGCCGCAGTCGCACGATGCCGAAGGCAGGATCCTCGTCAGGCTCGACGATCTGCGGATGCGCGCCGTCGAGCGTCGCGACGAGCGATTCGGTGTAGATCGGATGAGACACCCCGTGCTCGTCCACGACCTCGTATGCGGCGCTGCCGAGCGGAGCGGCGTAGAGGCGGTCGACCTTCGGCTCGTCGTCGCCCGCGTAGCCGGGGAAGATGACGGCACCCCGGAGGTTCCGGAAGCTGCCCTCCGCATCGCTGCGGCACGCATCGGAGATCAGCACGATGTTGCCGACCGGTGACAGCGCGGCCGCCGCGGCGCTGCCCTGGACGTAGATCGCCTCGCCCAGGTCGGTGGGAGCTCCCGAGAGCAGCAGATACTCCTCTTGTCCGACAGTCACGCCGTGTCCCGTGAAATAGACGATGAGCTGATCGATCGTCTTCAGATCGCACAGCTTCTTGATGCGGGCATGTACGGCCTTCGCAGTCACCGGCGTGCCACCGGCATCGCTGATCCGGTGGATGCGGCGGATCTTCTGGCGCTTCGCCCACTCGGTCATCTCATCGAGACCGGCCTCCACGGCGTTCAGGGGGGCGAGCCCACCACCGGTCTTGCTGACGCCGATCAGGACGAGGGCTCGCTCCATGCTCTACTCCGCTTCGGCGGCGGCCGGACCGGGGTCGGCTTCGACGGGGCCGGCGTCGACGCCGACGTCCGCAGCTGCAGCACCGGCGGCGCCGGGCACCGTCTCCGCCGCCTCGGCCAGCGCTGCCTCTTCCGCGATGAGGAATGCGGCGCGCGCCACGGTCTCCCACGCGCTCCATGAGCTCACGCGCTCCGTCGCGTCGACGGGGTCCGGCAGACGGTGGATGCCGGAGCTCAGCGCGGTCGCGCTGCCACGCCGCTCGGGACTGAGCCCCGAGAGCCAGTCAGTCGG from Microbacterium pumilum carries:
- a CDS encoding LCP family protein — its product is MSQTTKPAKRGRHTVARHGELKSPHPFALLMRFVGIVVAVVLVSGAGVAAYAAIDLTQSFTNGAVALEGQDAVPPDIGAIEGGVNLFLAGTDACEPEYAGYFGDRCTGADASGELNDVNMLVHISDAPRRVTVISFPRDLMLPIPSCTREDGSETSAMSKQPINSAYTVGGLSCVVKTVSQLSGQNIPFAAKITWGGVIELTNAVGGVEVCLASGIRDKYTGIDWPAGNRTIQGVEALQFLRTRHGVGDGSDLGRISNQQQYMSRLGRKLMSEDVLSNPATLYKLATTAVDNITPSQSLANPLTLVQIALAVKNVPFDEITFLQYPVVGDPSDPNKVVPDEAAAEALWAALAANQPLVITGEAGSNDGVVVVEPTPSATTSATPDATPSATPTPGGTPAPTDTAIELPDSINGSTLAQETCSNGNLRGTG
- a CDS encoding phosphatase PAP2 family protein encodes the protein MDDKVSEFVDGAAPAPVRIARLWWVVSAAAALLLVVLLGALIFYRQADKPFGFEVEWMGELVEARAPIFTIPALVFNWVGGGISGIAIVPITIITGLLIWRRPWAALYCVCATIASELLVLVIKNFVGRPRPTDILVVSDFGSFPSGHSANAALIATTLGIIFWRTWVWIAGAVYTLLMMLSRTYLGAHWISDTIGGMLIGVAVAVIIWAPFAFLLYRERRTPHPPIWIKVAPPEPPAERSRT
- a CDS encoding GH1 family beta-glucosidase, which encodes MSEVRFPDDFVFGAATSAYQIEGAWNEAGKGRSIWDTFSQTPGNVWNDISGDVAVDHYHRWREDIALMKEIGLDSYRFSLSWSRLLPEGTGRVNEEGVAFYSRLIDGLLEAGISPNVTLYHWDLPQALQDRGGWANRDIVDWFAEYAALVFDRFGDRVARWVTINEPIALWVGYGLGIFAPGIADERVGKQAMHHAMLAHGRAVEAFRASSAIGEIGIVLDIWARHPATDSPADRDLAVRDEDDGFRFFLDELFTGRPSARIVERLTASGIMPAILPGDERVVTAPIDFLGLNVYSRVVVSAEDYNPRWWEAADSHPGGNYLTNGMEYYPTALTDAVTMVKDDYGVTLPLFITENGISLPADAVVDGAVHDPERIDYLAGFLAEAGRAVAAGADIRGFYVWSLLDNYEWSASLSERYGLIHVDHSTQARTMKDSARWYADVIRNGRVAER
- a CDS encoding SDR family NAD(P)-dependent oxidoreductase; its protein translation is MQDKARIPENGCSVDRVVGADRPRRRCRPGRAAEEAVGGTCASWPSEAPLPCASLSRQRAREGDLPLLTGHDVVVTGASSGIGRQIVIVLAEAGARVMAVARREAALAELARTVRPPAPPLILVAADVVRPDGISALREAMEAEAFQPDLLVNVAGTFGPIALVGDVEPESWVEAVETNLLSVFRMCAEIVPRMRSQGRGIILNATSAASLDIQAGNSAYGTSKAAVNHFTRQLALELESSGVVADVFHPGDVRTEMFEDIRAAAAVAGDAGAGYRDWVALMDETGGDPLDEAAELVLRVAMSPDPPNGRFLWIDGGITAPRATW